One segment of Mycolicibacterium neworleansense DNA contains the following:
- a CDS encoding MerR family transcriptional regulator: MGTTLTIGDVTQRSGIAQTALRYYEQVGLLPAPRRVGGQRRYEESVLMRLEVIRLCKAAGFSLTEIGLLLEDDTPGRPVARELAQTKLAEIDAQLESLAQARAIIEWGMRCTCPSIELCTCGIHHELPA; this comes from the coding sequence ATGGGCACGACGCTGACCATCGGAGATGTCACGCAGCGGAGCGGTATCGCCCAGACCGCGCTGCGTTACTACGAACAGGTCGGGCTGTTGCCTGCACCGCGGCGCGTGGGCGGGCAGCGCCGTTATGAAGAGTCGGTCCTGATGCGGCTGGAGGTGATCAGACTGTGCAAGGCTGCCGGATTCTCGTTGACCGAGATCGGGTTGCTGCTCGAAGACGACACCCCGGGCCGGCCCGTGGCCCGGGAACTGGCACAGACCAAACTGGCCGAGATCGATGCACAACTGGAGTCGCTGGCGCAGGCGCGGGCCATCATCGAGTGGGGTATGCGCTGCACGTGTCCGTCAATCGAATTGTGTACCTGCGGCATTCATCACGAACTGCCCGCCTGA
- a CDS encoding MFS transporter has protein sequence MELTLSLRMFFATVCAVAVATIYAAQPVLAGIGADLGLPAAELGWIVTAGQLGYLVGLVILVPIGDILDRRRLISAHLLLAAVGVTLAAAATQTWLLLTGLAVAGLFAVVVQTSVAYASALSSAEQRGRTLGVVTSGVVIGILGSRVAAGALATAWGWRSVYAGLAVLLVALAFLVPKLLPPDPRRESPAYAEVLTSMTGLFGDRLFVSRGLIAFFLFASFGTLWSGLALPLTADPWHLSTAQVGLFGIAGLAGALGAARAGRWADNGFASAVTGAALVLLAASWLAIGHASWSLALVAGGVIALDFAVQAVHVSNQHLLTTAYPHRTSSVIGGYMFFYSLGSALGAVATTAVFSAAGWAGSSALGASFAACALVVWAVSRAAHRKGEPGSRRPSPAACAAVAERTSCRG, from the coding sequence ATGGAACTGACCCTCAGCCTGCGGATGTTCTTCGCCACCGTGTGTGCGGTGGCCGTTGCGACGATCTACGCCGCACAGCCCGTCCTCGCCGGCATCGGCGCCGACCTCGGGCTGCCGGCGGCCGAGCTGGGTTGGATCGTCACGGCCGGACAACTCGGATATCTCGTCGGGCTGGTCATCCTCGTCCCGATCGGCGACATCCTCGACCGGCGCCGGCTGATCAGCGCGCACCTGTTGCTCGCTGCGGTCGGGGTGACACTGGCAGCGGCCGCCACGCAGACCTGGCTGCTGCTCACCGGATTGGCGGTGGCCGGCCTGTTCGCCGTCGTCGTGCAGACCTCCGTTGCCTACGCCTCGGCCCTGTCGTCTGCGGAACAGCGCGGTCGCACCCTCGGTGTGGTGACCTCTGGGGTTGTCATCGGAATCCTCGGTTCACGCGTGGCGGCAGGCGCGCTTGCCACCGCATGGGGGTGGCGCAGTGTGTATGCCGGGCTGGCGGTGCTGCTGGTGGCCCTGGCCTTCTTGGTCCCGAAACTCCTACCGCCTGATCCACGACGCGAATCCCCTGCCTACGCCGAAGTTTTGACGTCGATGACCGGCCTGTTCGGCGACCGGCTCTTCGTCTCACGCGGGCTGATCGCGTTCTTTCTGTTCGCATCGTTCGGGACGCTGTGGAGCGGCTTGGCCCTGCCCCTCACGGCGGACCCGTGGCATCTGAGCACGGCACAGGTCGGCCTCTTCGGAATCGCCGGACTGGCCGGCGCGCTCGGTGCGGCTCGGGCGGGACGCTGGGCCGACAACGGGTTCGCGAGTGCCGTCACGGGCGCGGCGCTCGTGCTCCTTGCCGCGTCATGGCTGGCCATCGGACACGCCTCGTGGTCCCTCGCCCTCGTCGCCGGGGGTGTCATCGCTCTCGACTTCGCCGTACAAGCGGTCCATGTGAGCAATCAGCATCTGCTCACGACTGCCTATCCGCACCGCACCAGCAGCGTCATCGGCGGCTACATGTTCTTCTACTCGCTGGGCTCCGCACTCGGCGCCGTCGCCACGACCGCGGTGTTCTCCGCTGCGGGATGGGCGGGCTCCAGTGCCCTCGGCGCCTCGTTCGCGGCGTGTGCGCTGGTCGTCTGGGCAGTCAGCCGAGCGGCCCACCGAAAAGGCGAACCTGGTTCACGCCGTCCGTCGCCGGCTGCGTGCGCCGCAGTCGCAGAAAGAACTTCTTGCCGCGGGTGA
- a CDS encoding SRPBCC family protein — MRSRHVSVWIDVAPDAVYAYAGDPRQLVTWAAGLAEGGLRLTSRGWVADSPMGEVTVEFTPTNTLGVLDHVVRLPSGEAVYNPMRVIPAGLDATACEVVFTVRQRPGMTDEQLEADVAAVTADLETLRRLLEGQ, encoded by the coding sequence ATGCGTAGCAGGCATGTGAGCGTCTGGATCGATGTCGCCCCTGACGCGGTATACGCGTATGCGGGCGACCCGCGGCAGTTGGTCACGTGGGCCGCGGGACTGGCCGAGGGCGGACTGCGCCTCACCTCGCGCGGATGGGTGGCGGATTCGCCGATGGGTGAGGTCACAGTCGAATTCACGCCGACCAACACACTCGGCGTTCTCGATCACGTGGTGCGCCTGCCCTCAGGAGAGGCCGTCTACAACCCGATGAGGGTCATTCCAGCCGGGTTGGACGCCACGGCGTGTGAAGTGGTGTTCACAGTCCGGCAACGGCCGGGGATGACCGATGAACAGCTGGAGGCGGATGTCGCCGCGGTGACGGCCGACCTGGAGACGCTGCGGAGGCTGCTCGAAGGTCAGTGA
- the dnaE gene encoding DNA polymerase III subunit alpha → MSGSSSGSFVHLHNHTEYSMLDGAAKITPMLAEAQRLGMPAIGMTDHGNMFGASEFYNSATKAGIKPIIGIEAYIAPASRFETKRVQWGDPSQKSDDVSGSGAYTHMTMVAENATGLRNLFKLSSLASFEGQLGKWSRMDAEIIAEHAAGIIATTGCPSGEVQTRLRLGHRQEALEAAAKWREIFGPENFFLELMDHGLDIERRVREGLLEIGQKLNIPPLATNDCHYVTREASQNHEALLCIQTGKTLSDPNRFKFDGDGYYLKSAEEMRALWDSQVPGACDSTVLIGERVQSYADVWTPTDRMPVFPVPDGHDQNSWLTHEVQAGLERRFRGAAVPAEYTDRAAYEIKVICEKGFPSYFLIVADLINYARSVGIRVGPGRGSAAGSLVAYALGITNIDPIPHGLLFERFLNPERPSAPDIDIDFDDRRRGEMLRYAANKWGSDRVAQVITFGTIKTKAALKDSARVHYGQPGFAIADRITKALPPPIMAKDIPVSGITDPNHERYKEAAEVRTLIDTDPDVRTIFETARGLEGLVRNAGVHACAVIMSSEPLIDAIPLWKRPQDGAVITGWDYPSCEAIGLLKMDFLGLRNLTIIGDCLENIKANRGIDLDLDTLPFDDPAAYELLGRGDTLGVFQLDGSAMRDLLRRMQPTGFNDIVAVLALYRPGPMGMNAHNDYADRKNGRQAIKPIHPELEEPLKDILAETYGLIVYQEQIMFIAQKVASYTMGKADALRKAMGKKKLEVLEAEYKGFKEGMTANGFSEAAVKALWDTILPFAGYAFNKSHAAGYGLVSYWTAYLKANYPAEYMAGLLTSVGDDKDKAAVYLADCRRLGITVLPPDVNESVQNFASVGDDIRFGLGAIRNVGANVVASLISTRTEKGKYADFSDYLNKIDIAACNKKVTESLVKAGAFDSLGHPRKGLFLVHTDAVDSVLGTKKAEAMGQFDLFGGADDGGGTDAVFTIKVPEEEWEDKHKLALEREMLGLYVSGHPLNGVAHLLANQVDTQIPAILDGDIANDAQVVVGGILASVNRRVNKNGLPWASAQLEDLTGGIEVLFFPQTYSLFGHEIADDVVVLVKAKVAARDDRISLIAHELVVPDFSSAQADRPLAVSLPTRQCTIDKVSALKQVLANHPGTSQVHLRLISGERITTLELDQSLRVTPSSALMGDLKALLGPGCLG, encoded by the coding sequence ATGAGCGGTTCATCTTCTGGGTCCTTCGTGCACCTGCACAACCACACCGAGTACTCGATGCTGGACGGCGCCGCGAAGATCACCCCGATGCTGGCCGAGGCGCAGCGTCTGGGCATGCCGGCGATCGGCATGACCGACCACGGCAACATGTTCGGCGCCAGCGAGTTCTACAACTCGGCGACCAAGGCCGGGATCAAACCGATCATCGGTATCGAGGCGTATATCGCGCCCGCGTCGCGGTTCGAGACCAAGCGCGTCCAGTGGGGTGACCCGAGCCAGAAGAGCGACGACGTCTCGGGTAGCGGTGCCTACACCCACATGACGATGGTCGCGGAGAACGCGACCGGTCTGCGCAACCTGTTCAAGCTGTCGTCGCTGGCCTCGTTCGAGGGTCAGCTCGGCAAATGGTCGCGCATGGACGCCGAGATCATCGCCGAACACGCCGCCGGCATCATCGCGACCACCGGTTGCCCGTCCGGTGAGGTGCAGACCAGGCTGCGGCTGGGCCATCGTCAGGAGGCGCTGGAAGCGGCCGCCAAATGGCGCGAGATCTTCGGTCCCGAGAACTTCTTCCTCGAGCTCATGGACCACGGCCTCGACATCGAGCGCCGCGTCCGCGAGGGCCTGCTGGAGATCGGGCAGAAGCTCAACATCCCGCCGCTGGCGACCAACGACTGCCACTACGTCACCCGTGAGGCCTCGCAGAACCACGAGGCGCTGCTGTGCATCCAGACCGGCAAGACCCTGTCGGATCCGAACCGGTTCAAGTTCGACGGCGACGGCTACTACCTGAAGTCAGCCGAGGAGATGCGCGCACTGTGGGACTCGCAGGTGCCGGGTGCCTGCGATTCCACGGTCCTCATCGGTGAGCGGGTGCAGTCCTACGCCGACGTCTGGACACCCACCGACCGCATGCCGGTGTTCCCGGTGCCCGACGGCCATGACCAGAACTCATGGCTGACCCACGAGGTGCAGGCCGGGCTGGAGCGCAGGTTCCGCGGCGCGGCGGTGCCGGCCGAGTACACGGACCGCGCGGCCTACGAGATCAAGGTCATCTGCGAGAAGGGTTTTCCCTCCTACTTCCTGATCGTGGCCGACCTGATCAACTACGCCCGCTCGGTCGGGATCCGGGTGGGGCCGGGCCGCGGATCCGCGGCCGGTTCGCTGGTGGCCTACGCGCTGGGCATCACCAACATCGACCCGATCCCGCACGGTCTGCTGTTCGAGCGCTTCCTCAACCCGGAACGTCCGTCCGCCCCCGATATCGACATCGACTTCGACGACCGCCGCCGCGGCGAGATGCTGCGGTATGCGGCCAACAAGTGGGGCAGCGACCGGGTGGCCCAGGTCATCACCTTCGGCACCATCAAAACCAAAGCGGCGCTGAAGGATTCGGCCCGCGTGCATTACGGCCAGCCCGGTTTCGCGATCGCCGACCGGATCACGAAGGCGCTGCCGCCGCCCATCATGGCCAAGGACATCCCGGTCTCGGGGATCACCGATCCCAACCACGAGCGGTACAAGGAAGCCGCCGAGGTCCGCACCCTGATCGACACCGACCCCGATGTGCGGACCATTTTCGAGACCGCACGCGGTCTGGAGGGTCTGGTCCGCAACGCGGGTGTCCACGCCTGCGCGGTGATCATGAGCTCCGAGCCGCTCATCGACGCGATCCCGCTGTGGAAGCGGCCCCAGGACGGGGCGGTCATCACCGGTTGGGACTATCCGTCGTGCGAGGCCATCGGTCTGCTGAAGATGGACTTCCTGGGCCTGCGGAACCTGACGATCATCGGTGACTGCCTGGAGAACATCAAGGCCAACCGGGGGATCGACCTGGACCTGGACACGCTGCCGTTCGACGATCCGGCCGCCTACGAGCTGCTCGGCCGCGGCGACACATTGGGCGTGTTCCAGCTCGACGGCAGCGCGATGCGTGACCTGCTGCGCCGCATGCAGCCCACCGGATTCAACGACATCGTGGCGGTGCTGGCGCTGTACCGCCCCGGCCCGATGGGCATGAACGCCCACAACGATTACGCCGACCGTAAGAACGGCCGTCAGGCGATCAAACCGATCCATCCCGAGCTCGAGGAACCGCTCAAGGACATCCTGGCCGAGACTTACGGCCTGATCGTCTACCAAGAGCAGATCATGTTCATCGCGCAGAAGGTCGCTTCCTACACCATGGGTAAGGCCGATGCGCTCCGAAAGGCCATGGGTAAGAAGAAGCTTGAGGTGCTCGAGGCCGAGTACAAGGGCTTCAAGGAAGGCATGACCGCCAACGGGTTCTCCGAGGCTGCGGTGAAAGCGTTGTGGGACACCATTCTTCCGTTCGCCGGCTACGCGTTCAACAAATCGCACGCGGCCGGTTACGGCCTGGTGTCGTACTGGACGGCCTACCTCAAGGCCAACTACCCCGCCGAGTACATGGCCGGCCTGCTCACCTCGGTCGGTGACGACAAGGACAAGGCCGCGGTGTATCTGGCCGACTGCCGGCGGCTGGGTATCACGGTGCTGCCGCCCGACGTCAACGAGTCGGTGCAGAACTTCGCCTCGGTCGGCGACGACATCCGGTTCGGTCTGGGTGCGATCCGCAACGTCGGTGCGAATGTCGTTGCTTCGCTTATCAGTACCCGAACCGAGAAGGGCAAGTACGCCGACTTCTCGGATTATCTGAACAAGATCGATATCGCGGCCTGCAACAAGAAGGTCACCGAGTCATTGGTGAAGGCCGGCGCGTTCGATTCGCTGGGCCACCCCCGCAAGGGGCTATTCCTGGTCCACACCGACGCCGTCGACTCGGTGCTCGGCACCAAGAAGGCCGAGGCCATGGGCCAGTTCGACCTGTTCGGCGGTGCCGACGACGGTGGCGGCACGGATGCGGTGTTCACCATCAAGGTGCCCGAGGAGGAGTGGGAGGACAAGCACAAGCTCGCCCTCGAACGGGAGATGCTGGGCCTGTACGTGTCCGGCCACCCGCTCAACGGAGTAGCCCACCTGCTGGCCAACCAGGTCGACACCCAGATCCCGGCAATTCTCGACGGCGACATCGCCAACGATGCGCAGGTGGTGGTCGGCGGCATCCTGGCCTCGGTCAACCGTCGCGTGAACAAGAACGGCTTGCCCTGGGCATCAGCTCAATTGGAAGATCTCACCGGTGGTATCGAGGTGCTGTTCTTCCCGCAGACGTACTCGCTGTTCGGCCACGAGATCGCCGATGACGTCGTGGTGCTGGTCAAGGCGAAAGTGGCCGCGCGCGATGACCGGATCTCGCTGATCGCCCACGAACTGGTGGTGCCCGACTTCAGCAGTGCGCAAGCTGACCGCCCGCTGGCGGTCAGCCTGCCCACCCGTCAGTGCACGATCGACAAGGTGAGTGCGCTCAAGCAGGTCCTGGCCAATCATCCCGGCACCTCGCAGGTGCATCTCCGGCTGATCAGCGGTGAGCGGATCACCACCCTGGAGCTGGATCAGTCGCTGCGGGTGACCCCGTCCTCGGCCTTGATGGGTGACCTCAAGGCGTTGCTCGGTCCCGGCTGCCTGGGGTAG
- a CDS encoding PPOX class F420-dependent oxidoreductase, which translates to MPQTDTTLDTLGRSQYALLRTFRRDGTAVDTPIWFILDGRTALFRTKIGPKTRRVTARPDVELVVCDYKGRATGSDWLTGTATVLDGERAQSANRALHRRYGWQWNIMPLLKIPGVTNVHSDLPLREKLRRARNRALWPDSAIVSVELAATPGSRDRATP; encoded by the coding sequence ATGCCACAAACCGACACCACCCTTGACACCCTCGGCCGCTCCCAGTACGCCCTGCTGCGCACCTTCCGCCGGGACGGGACCGCCGTAGACACCCCGATCTGGTTCATCCTCGATGGCCGAACGGCCCTGTTCCGCACCAAGATCGGACCGAAAACCCGCAGGGTCACCGCCCGGCCCGATGTCGAACTGGTGGTCTGTGACTACAAGGGCCGTGCCACCGGTTCCGACTGGCTGACCGGCACGGCCACCGTCCTGGACGGCGAGCGAGCCCAATCGGCCAACCGGGCCCTGCACCGACGCTACGGATGGCAGTGGAACATCATGCCGCTGCTGAAGATCCCCGGCGTCACCAACGTGCACAGCGACCTCCCCTTGCGGGAAAAGCTGCGACGGGCACGCAATCGGGCGCTGTGGCCCGACAGTGCCATCGTCAGTGTGGAACTGGCCGCTACCCCAGGCAGCCGGGACCGAGCAACGCCTTGA
- the ilvA gene encoding threonine ammonia-lyase IlvA, producing MTADLSKGSRVSPLAAPLTAADIDEAAKRISGVVTRSPLQFNERLSEATGANVYLKREDLQAVRSYKARGAFNLMAQLSPEELAAGVVCSSAGNHAQGFAMACRSMRTHGRVYVPAKTPKQKRDRIRYHGREFIELIAVGSTYDLAAAAALEDVARTGATLVPPYDDVRTMAGQGTIAAELLEQLDQEPELVIVPVGGGGCIAGITTYLAERASGTSVLGVEPAGAASMIAALAAGEPVTLEHVDQFVDGAAVARAGALPYAALAAAGDMVAFTTVDEGAVCTAMLDLYQNDGIIAEPAGALSVTALLEADIEPGSTVVCLISGGNNDVSRYNEVVERSLVHLGLKHYFLVDFPQEPGALRRFLDEVLGPGDDITLFEYVKRNNRETGEALCGVELSAATDLEGLLARMEDSDIHVELLEPGSPTYRYLT from the coding sequence GTGACTGCCGATTTGAGCAAAGGCTCCCGAGTGTCCCCGCTGGCCGCGCCCCTGACCGCGGCCGACATCGACGAGGCCGCGAAGCGAATTTCCGGGGTGGTCACCCGCAGCCCGCTGCAGTTCAACGAGCGCCTTTCGGAAGCGACCGGCGCCAACGTCTACCTCAAGCGTGAGGACCTGCAAGCGGTGCGGTCCTACAAGGCGCGCGGGGCGTTCAACCTGATGGCCCAGCTCTCGCCCGAGGAACTGGCCGCCGGTGTGGTGTGTTCGTCGGCAGGCAACCACGCCCAGGGCTTCGCCATGGCGTGCCGGTCGATGCGAACCCATGGCCGCGTCTATGTGCCGGCCAAGACCCCCAAGCAGAAGCGGGACCGGATCCGCTACCACGGCCGGGAGTTCATCGAGTTGATCGCGGTCGGGTCGACCTACGACCTGGCCGCCGCCGCGGCGCTGGAGGATGTCGCCCGCACCGGGGCCACGCTCGTGCCGCCATACGACGACGTGCGCACGATGGCAGGCCAGGGCACCATCGCCGCCGAGCTCCTCGAACAGCTCGACCAGGAGCCGGAGCTCGTGATCGTCCCCGTCGGCGGTGGCGGCTGCATCGCCGGAATCACCACATATCTCGCCGAGCGCGCCTCCGGCACATCGGTGCTCGGCGTGGAGCCGGCGGGGGCCGCGTCGATGATCGCCGCATTGGCGGCGGGTGAACCGGTGACCCTCGAGCACGTTGATCAGTTCGTCGACGGTGCGGCAGTGGCGCGGGCCGGAGCGCTGCCGTACGCCGCGCTGGCCGCCGCCGGTGACATGGTCGCCTTCACCACGGTCGACGAGGGCGCAGTCTGTACCGCGATGCTCGACCTGTACCAGAACGACGGAATCATCGCCGAGCCCGCCGGTGCGCTGTCGGTGACGGCATTGCTGGAGGCCGACATCGAGCCCGGGTCCACCGTGGTGTGCCTGATCTCCGGCGGAAACAACGACGTCTCCCGCTACAACGAGGTGGTCGAGCGGTCACTGGTGCACCTGGGCCTCAAGCACTACTTCCTGGTGGACTTCCCGCAGGAGCCCGGGGCACTGCGGCGTTTCCTCGATGAGGTTCTCGGGCCCGGCGACGACATCACCCTGTTCGAGTACGTCAAGCGCAACAACCGGGAGACCGGGGAGGCGCTGTGCGGGGTCGAGTTGAGTGCCGCGACGGACCTGGAGGGTCTGCTGGCCCGCATGGAGGATTCCGATATTCACGTCGAACTGCTCGAACCGGGCTCCCCGACCTACCGGTATCTGACCTGA
- a CDS encoding winged helix-turn-helix transcriptional regulator — MDELTRRDDVTWTDPTCPVARTLDLVGDRWSLLIVRDAMDGARAFTDFQQRTGIARNILTDRLRRLVERDILDRETAASGRRQVYTLTQAGRDLFAVVVALRQWGERHAFEPGEARSVLVDESGRTLAELRPTNSLGAPVDSDTTCVRKDY; from the coding sequence ATGGACGAGCTAACCCGCCGTGATGACGTGACCTGGACTGACCCCACCTGTCCGGTGGCGCGCACGCTCGACCTGGTGGGGGATCGCTGGAGCCTGCTCATAGTCCGCGACGCCATGGACGGAGCGCGAGCCTTCACTGACTTTCAGCAGCGCACCGGCATCGCGCGCAACATCCTCACCGACCGACTGCGCCGGCTTGTGGAGCGCGACATCCTCGACCGGGAAACGGCAGCATCGGGCCGGCGGCAGGTGTACACGCTCACCCAGGCTGGCCGTGATCTGTTTGCCGTCGTGGTGGCGCTGCGCCAGTGGGGGGAGCGGCATGCGTTCGAGCCGGGCGAGGCTCGCTCAGTGCTGGTCGACGAGTCTGGGCGCACGCTCGCCGAATTGCGGCCCACGAATTCGCTTGGCGCCCCCGTAGATTCGGACACCACATGCGTGCGGAAGGACTACTGA
- a CDS encoding TetR/AcrR family transcriptional regulator, with amino-acid sequence MQAAYEVINERGYAAATFQEIANRSGLSRPTLNYYFASREELYGALLNQAHDAVISCIHVAKQHDGTLDRLRAYIDAVVAVWQRDCAVVGFLVNARLEAYRHPDLPAATVAATRGFLGELIDDAVARRELPPHTERATLVELLYSMLWGVGAYSGWQRRPVDVPAIAKQLHVLIGDGLLSVSDRDL; translated from the coding sequence GTGCAAGCGGCCTATGAAGTCATCAACGAGCGTGGTTACGCCGCGGCCACATTCCAGGAGATCGCCAATCGGAGCGGGCTGAGCCGTCCGACGCTGAACTATTATTTCGCCAGTCGCGAGGAGCTGTACGGGGCACTGCTCAACCAGGCGCACGACGCTGTCATCTCGTGCATTCACGTCGCGAAACAGCATGACGGAACACTGGATCGGCTGCGTGCGTACATCGATGCCGTGGTGGCGGTGTGGCAACGGGACTGTGCAGTGGTGGGGTTCCTGGTCAACGCGCGGCTGGAGGCGTACCGCCACCCGGATCTGCCCGCCGCCACCGTCGCGGCCACCCGCGGTTTCCTCGGTGAACTGATCGACGATGCGGTTGCGCGACGCGAGCTGCCGCCGCACACCGAGCGGGCCACACTGGTCGAACTGCTGTACTCGATGCTGTGGGGGGTGGGCGCCTACAGCGGTTGGCAGCGTCGGCCCGTCGATGTCCCGGCGATAGCTAAGCAACTGCATGTGCTGATTGGTGACGGCTTGCTGTCTGTCTCCGACCGTGATCTCTGA
- a CDS encoding class I SAM-dependent methyltransferase, with protein MGIATAGLTPVEETAFLTLYARALDSRWARPILGDTMADETVGQLDYDFAGFGVQTSVVCQTALRAKMLDDRVRAFVTRHPDAVVVDLGGGLDSGVHRVAPPAMVDWYNVDLPGVSELRERVIPPLPQAHIVAASLADPDWTDPIPADRPTMLVADGLFAFLTEPVIVGIFRRITEHFTSGELAFNDYGRIGWMSRAALKFFPAKMFKDVGSQWGYPGFKDAHHPETWNPRLQLVEESSLTHEPEVDLFPGALRIATRASGLSKATARKARILRYRF; from the coding sequence GTGGGTATTGCGACGGCGGGCCTGACGCCGGTAGAGGAAACGGCATTCCTGACCCTGTACGCCCGGGCGCTCGACAGCCGGTGGGCCCGCCCGATCCTCGGTGACACGATGGCCGACGAGACCGTCGGCCAACTCGACTACGACTTCGCCGGCTTCGGGGTGCAGACCAGCGTGGTGTGCCAGACAGCGCTGCGCGCCAAGATGCTCGACGACCGGGTGCGTGCATTCGTGACACGCCATCCCGACGCCGTCGTGGTCGATCTCGGCGGCGGTCTCGACAGCGGCGTACACCGCGTCGCGCCGCCGGCCATGGTCGACTGGTACAACGTGGACCTGCCGGGAGTCAGCGAACTTCGCGAGCGCGTGATCCCGCCGCTCCCCCAGGCACACATCGTCGCCGCATCGTTGGCCGACCCGGATTGGACCGACCCGATTCCCGCCGATCGCCCGACCATGTTGGTGGCCGACGGGTTGTTCGCATTCCTCACCGAACCGGTGATCGTCGGCATCTTTCGCCGAATCACCGAGCACTTCACTTCCGGCGAACTGGCGTTCAACGATTACGGCCGCATCGGCTGGATGAGCCGGGCCGCGCTCAAGTTCTTTCCGGCCAAGATGTTCAAGGACGTCGGAAGTCAGTGGGGCTACCCGGGTTTCAAAGACGCCCACCACCCCGAGACCTGGAACCCGCGGCTGCAACTGGTCGAGGAATCCAGCCTCACCCACGAACCAGAGGTCGACCTCTTTCCCGGCGCGCTGCGGATCGCCACACGAGCCAGCGGGCTCAGCAAGGCCACGGCCCGCAAGGCGCGCATCCTGCGTTACCGCTTCTGA
- a CDS encoding lipoprotein LpqH, with translation MRHIQRKVQRAGARTLMALGLVASACATPTGSPADAHTARVVINNQEMPTTYTVQCTQLSWLWTIETVPQEPGFTAIVQTGGTVEPKVMRIQGLTGFTGSAQAQAPDTQASIEGTTFHLSGTAHGSFADRPTKPADVQYRVEAHC, from the coding sequence GTGCGGCACATTCAGCGCAAGGTGCAGCGAGCGGGAGCGCGCACCTTGATGGCCCTGGGGCTGGTTGCCTCCGCGTGTGCGACGCCGACCGGCAGCCCGGCCGATGCCCATACCGCGCGGGTGGTGATCAACAACCAGGAAATGCCGACGACCTACACGGTGCAATGCACGCAACTGTCCTGGCTGTGGACCATCGAAACGGTGCCGCAGGAACCGGGCTTCACCGCGATCGTCCAGACCGGGGGCACCGTCGAGCCCAAGGTCATGCGGATCCAGGGCCTGACCGGTTTCACCGGTAGCGCGCAGGCGCAAGCGCCGGACACCCAGGCCAGTATCGAGGGCACCACCTTCCACCTGAGCGGCACAGCGCACGGCTCCTTCGCCGATCGCCCCACCAAACCGGCCGACGTCCAGTACCGGGTGGAAGCCCACTGCTGA